From the Cotesia glomerata isolate CgM1 unplaced genomic scaffold, MPM_Cglom_v2.3 scaffold_74, whole genome shotgun sequence genome, one window contains:
- the LOC123274785 gene encoding condensin complex subunit 2 has protein sequence MDRRKSIGLVLAENASSSPLRRRSGFAVRVNTAEIEVNDDEAERQVLRTENNGPVAPPSTSRRSVHLGAVVNMSTPQIAEGMAQCIKLSTQNKINIKNAFSLNMIDFMTYMVRNKSEGIPNLHVAGTTLDVSAKIYALRVDALYQDTLKMSGNLDTNHKKHNVNEDSNDDNTTMENGEDEQNNAKKKKKKKRGSQKILTTIEALQGKVDTVDYTPVMFGNSDCQTTNMLYQASLPQHCGLGLSLNPYNDVIIDSADEKTENNDETRIAWPPIRVDFANQQINNLFSTFEILHWSVEQDEGELSNMSSQESFSQDDDNLAFDLNASVPPEEDENNDGNYFYADENHEEEVEIGCNAQSRAPCVVADLKNLMERMPMNKKLEYSIFNEGVDIRWVGPSHWKIKKLSNNNTQKSKLEACQQNPKRKKKDLNIQSSDEQIEAAEEKSKLNKKNSTILKTATIKSSWSSRKLVISKENYEEDDTKVCKYYVRLDELSFKNYVDNNNSVISDDNNPYDYENGNDTLNYCSNVQADDHQHDDIGTAANDSVYDDGSQPIAFTNNNLIEAPKLTQKIYIPFSQRAKKLDVRHLKKCIWGTLTDNQSDKENERNERPLPIIKEQKKFSDIYTQLPKMLSKNDAEDLSFPIAFVSLLHLANEKCLSITSGENYAEIIIGSSTQ, from the coding sequence atggaCCGTAGAAAGAGCATTGGACTTGTGCTAGCTGAAAATGCAAGCTCAAGTCCTCTACGCCGACGTTCAGGTTTTGCTGTGCGAGTAAATACTGCCGAAATAGAGGTTAACGATGATGAGGCAGAACGACAAGTACTACGCACTGAAAATAATGGTCCAGTTGCTCCACCATCAACAAGTCGCCGATCTGTTCATCTTGGTGCAGTTGTAAATATGTCGACTCCACAAATAGCTGAAGGAATGGCTCAATGCATCAAACTGAGCactcaaaataaaatcaatattaaaaatgcttTTAGTTTGAATATGATTGATTTTATGACATACATGGTACGTAATAAAAGTGAAGGTATACCAAACCTTCATGTAGCTGGAACTACACTTGATGTTAGCGCCAAGATCTATGCACTGAGAGTAGATGCTTTGTATCAAGATACTTTGAAAATGAGTGGTAATTTGGATACGAATCATAAAAAACATAACGTCAATGAGGATTCGAATGATGACAATACTACTATGGAAAACGGCGAAGATGAACAAAATAATgccaaaaagaagaaaaaaaagaagagaGGAAGCCAGAAAATTCTTACAACGATCGAAGCTCTCCAAGGAAAAGTTGATACGGTTGATTACACTCCTGTAATGTTTGGAAATAGTGACTGTCAGACAACGAATATGCTGTATCAAGCTTCTTTACCGCAACACTGTGGTTTAGGTCTCAGTTTAAATCCTTACAACGATGTAATTATTGATTCAGCCGATgaaaaaacagaaaataacGATGAAACACGAATAGCTTGGCCACCAATAAGAGTAGATTTCGCTAATCAACAGATAAATAACCTTTTCTCAACATTCGAAATTCTCCATTGGTCTGTTGAGCAAGATGAAGGTGAATTATCAAATATGTCTTCTCAAGAATCTTTTTCTCAAGATGATGATAATCTGGCCTTTGATCTTAACGCTAGTGTACCACCCGAAGAAGATGAAAATAATGATGGGAACTATTTTTATGCTGATGAAAATCATGAAGAAGAAGTTGAAATCGGTTGTAATGCCCAAAGTCGAGCACCGTGCGTGGTTGctgatctaaaaaatttaatggagCGAATGCCTATGAATAAAAAACTCGAGTATTCAATCTTTAATGAAGGAGTGGATATTCGTTGGGTTGGACCTTCTCactggaaaattaaaaaactttctaaTAACAATACACAAAAGAGTAAACTTGAAGCTTGTCAACAAAATCcgaaaaggaaaaaaaaagatttaaacaTTCAAAGTAGCGATGAACAAATTGAAGCGGCTGAGGAAAaaagcaaattaaataaaaaaaactcaacaattttaaaaacagcAACAATTAAAAGTTCTTGGTCTTCAAGAAAACTGGTAATAtcgaaagaaaattatgaagaaGATGATACAAAGGTATGTAAGTATTATGTACGATTAGATGAGCTatctttcaaaaattatgttgATAACAATAATTCAGTGATTTCTGACGACAACAATCCATATGACTATGaaaatggcaatgatactttGAATTATTGCTCAAATGTTCAAGCTGATGATCATCAACATGATGACATTGGTACGGCGGCTAACGATAGTGTTTATGATGATGGATCTCAACCAATTGCCTTCAcgaacaataatttaattgaagctCCAAAATTAACTCAAAAAATATACATTCCTTTCTCACAGAGAGCAAAAAAATTGGATGTTcgccatttaaaaaaatgtatttggGGAACGTTAACAGATAATCAAAGTGACaaagaaaatgaaagaaatgaaagGCCACTTCCAATAAtcaaagaacaaaaaaaattcagtgacATTTATACCCAACTCCCTAAAATGCTTTCAAAAAATGACGCTGAAGACTTAAGTTTTCCAATCGCTTTTGTGTCATTACTTCATCTTGCcaatgaaaaatgtttatctATAACTTCGGGTGAAAACTATGcggaaattattattggatCAAGTACCCAATAg